The genomic stretch ATGACCCCACCAAGCCTTGGGTGGGCATGGGGGCTCCCCAAGGCTGGACTCCTGATGCTTGCCCtgctctgtgaccccacaggtgTCTGAGATGCCGCTGCCACAGAAGAAGCGCTGGGTGTCCATGGCCAAGGGGCTGGTGCTGGGCGCACTCTTCACCAGCTTCCTGGTGCTGCTGTACTCCTATGCTGTCCCCCCACTGCACGCCGGCCTGGCCTCCATGTGAGTGGCTCTCCTGGGGGGCTGAGGGGTGGGGTCTGGGGTGTGGGGGCACCCTGAGCCCTACATTATGCTGTGCTGGGCAGAAATGGTGCTACGGGCAGAGCTCTCTGTGTAaccctgggcctcagtgtcttctgtaaaatgggcatgataaCAGAGCCTGCCTCATAGAAGTGTGAGGACCCAGTAACACTGTGTGTGGGGCTGGGCTGATCACCATCTGAGGCTACAGTGGGGCCAGGAGGTGGGGGTGACTTGTCCAGGAGAACTCAACTGACGCAAGCTGACACAAGGCCTGGATTCAGACCGGGGTCTGTCTgcgccccagccccaggcctggctCCTAACCATGAGGCTATCCCACCCCCTCATGGGGCTGCTGTGCCCAGGCCTGCCATGGTTGGTGCTCTTAGCTGGTGGTATCAAGCCCAACTAGAGGAAATCACCAGTGATTGACTATTTTGGGTTGAAAACCAATCTACAAAATTTCCTGTGGTCCAGCCTCATGCTAATGATAAACAGACAATGCCGTGGCCAGGAATGAGACAGGAACCAGCAAGCTTGTCACACTTGGACCTCACACCAACACCGCAGAGGGGCTGTTActtcccccatttcacagatgaggaaggtgAGGCCAGAGAGGCCAAAGCACCCTATCCAAGCACGACAGCTTGGACGCAGGCCTGTCTGGTCCCCTGTCCtggctcctctcctccccaccatcccccaAAAGCCCCCATCTTTAGACACCGGGGCACTGGGGGTTCTGTGTCCCGGATGGCCCCCAGCAGCCCCTGAGACTCTCCCCATCATTCCGTCCACAGAAGGACCCCAGAAGGCACAGCGCCCTGCTCCCCGGAGCCCGCTGAGCCGGAGACCCAGACCCCGGCCAACAGCTCTGTGGGAGCTTGCCAGCCTCGGCGCGACATCGTGTTCATGAAGACGCACAAGACGGCCAGCAGCACGCTGCTCAACATCCTGTTCCGCTTTGGCCAGAAGCACCGGCTCAAGTTCGCCTTTCCTAATGGCCGCAACGACTTCGACTACCCAGCCTTCTTCGCTCGCAACCTGGTGCAGGACTACCGGCCCGGCGCCTGCTTCAACATCATCTGCAACCACATGCGCTTCCACTATGACGAGGTTCGCGGGCTGGTGCCGCCCAACGCCACGTTCATCACCGTGCTCCGCGACCCCGCCCGTCTCTTCGAGTCCTCCTTCCACTACTTCGGTTCGGTGGTGCCCTTCACGTGGAAGCTCTCGGGCCGCGACAAGCTGGCCGAGTTCTTGCAGGATCCGGACCGCTACTACGACCCCAACGGCTACAACGCCCACTACCTCCGCAACCTGCTCTTCTTCGATCTGGGCTACGACAGCGGCCTGGACCCTGGCGACCCGCAGGTGCAGGAGCACATCCTGGAGGTGGAGCGCCGCTTCCACCTGGTGCTCCTGCAGGAGTACTTCGATGAGTCCCTGGTGCTGCTCAAGGACCTGCTGTGCTGGCAGCTCGAGGACGTGCTCTACTTCAAGCTCAACGCCCGCCGCGCCTCTGCCGTGCCGCGCCTCTCCGGGGAGCTGTACCGGCGCGCCACGGCCTGGAACGTGCTGGACGCCCGTCTCTACCGCCACTTCAACGCCAGCTTCTGGCGCAAGGTGGAGGCGTTCGGGCGAGAGCGCATGGCCCGGGAGGTGGCCGCCCTGCGGCGCGCCAACGAGCGCATGCGGCGCATCTGCATCGACGGGGGCCGGGCTGTGGACGCCGCCGCCATCCAGGACTCGGCCATGCAGCCCTGGCAGCCGCTGGGCGCCAAGTCCATCCTCGGCTACAACCTCAAGAAGAGCATCGGGCAGAGGCACGCGCAGCTCTGCCGTCGCATGCTCACGCCTGAGATCCAGTACCTTATGGACCTCGGCG from Neovison vison isolate M4711 chromosome 3, ASM_NN_V1, whole genome shotgun sequence encodes the following:
- the GAL3ST1 gene encoding galactosylceramide sulfotransferase isoform X2, producing MWLRQGEERGSQLRPKVSEMPLPQKKRWVSMAKGLVLGALFTSFLVLLYSYAVPPLHAGLASIRTPEGTAPCSPEPAEPETQTPANSSVGACQPRRDIVFMKTHKTASSTLLNILFRFGQKHRLKFAFPNGRNDFDYPAFFARNLVQDYRPGACFNIICNHMRFHYDEVRGLVPPNATFITVLRDPARLFESSFHYFGSVVPFTWKLSGRDKLAEFLQDPDRYYDPNGYNAHYLRNLLFFDLGYDSGLDPGDPQVQEHILEVERRFHLVLLQEYFDESLVLLKDLLCWQLEDVLYFKLNARRASAVPRLSGELYRRATAWNVLDARLYRHFNASFWRKVEAFGRERMAREVAALRRANERMRRICIDGGRAVDAAAIQDSAMQPWQPLGAKSILGYNLKKSIGQRHAQLCRRMLTPEIQYLMDLGVNLWVTKLWKFIRDFLRW
- the GAL3ST1 gene encoding galactosylceramide sulfotransferase isoform X1, which encodes MPLPQKKRWVSMAKGLVLGALFTSFLVLLYSYAVPPLHAGLASIRTPEGTAPCSPEPAEPETQTPANSSVGACQPRRDIVFMKTHKTASSTLLNILFRFGQKHRLKFAFPNGRNDFDYPAFFARNLVQDYRPGACFNIICNHMRFHYDEVRGLVPPNATFITVLRDPARLFESSFHYFGSVVPFTWKLSGRDKLAEFLQDPDRYYDPNGYNAHYLRNLLFFDLGYDSGLDPGDPQVQEHILEVERRFHLVLLQEYFDESLVLLKDLLCWQLEDVLYFKLNARRASAVPRLSGELYRRATAWNVLDARLYRHFNASFWRKVEAFGRERMAREVAALRRANERMRRICIDGGRAVDAAAIQDSAMQPWQPLGAKSILGYNLKKSIGQRHAQLCRRMLTPEIQYLMDLGVNLWVTKLWKFIRDFLRW